From Pedobacter indicus, a single genomic window includes:
- a CDS encoding NAD(P)H-dependent oxidoreductase gives MTLAVDLDARDENIPERFEITRTYISNIIPKIKRLAEELYLIKQLLGLLVFSKRAGMKEASIKVLVILGHPRKDSYNAALAESYVAGAKAARAHVEFLHLADLHFDLHVQIPSPQDQLEEEDLKEAKRLIRWADHLVFVYPTWWGNMPALLKGFIDRVFVPGFAFYEIQPDAFKKLLRPKTAQLIITMDTPVLIDRLINGAPSRRSLENATLKFCGVSPVRSMLISPVKHSSDEKKEEWLTKVYHQGKSLENGVLTPWEKLMDQIMPWIKAIRLQFYPMTFFAYAIGAFLFAELAGPINPWIFVLGYLVLFLIEVITVFSNDYLDRESDRLNKHFSTFSGGSRVLVDGVLSEKAYTNSLKYLLVVLAVLCVFMGIFAIASVMHVLLVTVLMFFIAVSYTAAPLSFSYNGWGEIVVGVTHSFAVIICGFVYQGGALNNIYSWVVGIPLFFSIVPAIIMAGIPDHDADRAAGKGTLVVRLGKVRATNLAGISVLLSMSSVLLLKKDVLLNRIYSDIIYTAFLHGAWLLYLLYQYINKPEKPDRIDGIMGIALMYILWYTLVPFFNLL, from the coding sequence TTGACCTTAGCGGTAGACTTGGATGCGCGTGATGAAAATATCCCTGAGCGATTTGAAATTACCAGAACTTATATCTCGAATATTATACCTAAAATCAAACGATTGGCGGAAGAATTGTATTTGATTAAACAGTTGTTGGGCTTGCTTGTTTTTTCTAAAAGAGCAGGTATGAAGGAAGCTAGCATCAAGGTTTTGGTTATTTTGGGGCATCCCCGTAAAGACAGCTATAATGCGGCCTTGGCCGAATCCTATGTGGCAGGGGCAAAGGCAGCTAGGGCGCATGTGGAATTCCTACATCTGGCTGATCTTCACTTCGATTTGCATGTTCAGATTCCTTCCCCGCAGGATCAACTTGAAGAGGAGGATCTCAAGGAGGCCAAGCGATTGATAAGATGGGCGGATCATCTTGTTTTTGTCTATCCGACCTGGTGGGGAAATATGCCCGCTTTATTAAAGGGTTTTATCGATCGAGTATTTGTTCCTGGATTTGCCTTTTACGAGATTCAGCCGGATGCCTTTAAAAAATTGCTCCGCCCAAAAACTGCCCAGTTGATCATTACCATGGATACGCCTGTATTGATAGACCGTTTGATTAATGGAGCACCTTCGAGAAGATCGTTAGAAAATGCTACCTTAAAATTCTGTGGTGTGAGTCCTGTAAGGAGTATGCTGATCAGTCCGGTAAAGCACTCTTCTGATGAAAAGAAGGAGGAGTGGCTTACCAAGGTCTATCATCAAGGAAAATCGCTTGAAAATGGCGTACTGACTCCTTGGGAAAAGTTGATGGATCAGATCATGCCCTGGATCAAGGCGATTCGATTGCAATTCTATCCCATGACCTTCTTTGCCTATGCTATTGGTGCTTTTTTATTTGCAGAACTAGCAGGGCCTATTAACCCTTGGATTTTCGTATTGGGATATCTTGTTTTATTTTTGATCGAGGTGATCACGGTTTTCAGTAACGATTATTTAGATCGGGAAAGCGATCGGTTGAATAAACATTTCAGTACATTTTCTGGGGGATCGAGGGTATTGGTCGATGGTGTGTTGAGTGAAAAAGCTTATACCAATTCCTTGAAATATCTGTTAGTAGTATTGGCGGTTCTCTGTGTGTTCATGGGCATATTCGCTATTGCTTCCGTTATGCATGTTTTGTTGGTTACTGTCCTCATGTTTTTTATTGCGGTTTCTTATACAGCCGCGCCTTTAAGTTTTTCCTACAATGGCTGGGGCGAGATTGTGGTGGGAGTTACGCATAGTTTTGCCGTTATTATCTGTGGTTTTGTTTATCAGGGTGGAGCGTTGAATAATATTTATTCTTGGGTGGTTGGTATTCCCTTGTTCTTTTCCATTGTTCCGGCGATTATAATGGCTGGAATACCTGATCATGATGCCGACCGAGCTGCTGGAAAAGGAACCTTGGTGGTTAGGCTTGGAAAGGTGAGGGCGACCAATTTGGCGGGGATTTCCGTCTTGTTGTCCATGAGTTCTGTCCTGCTTTTGAAGAAGGATGTGCTGTTGAATAGGATTTATTCGGATATTATTTATACAGCCTTTTTGCACGGTGCCTGGTTGTTATATTTACTTTACCAATACATCAATAAACCAGAAAAACCTGATCGTATTGATGGCATTATGGGCATTGCACTTATGTATATCCTTTGGTATACTTTAGTGCCTTTTTTTAATCTTTTATAA
- a CDS encoding cupin domain-containing protein gives MIKDTTNSKHYYWGDACDGWHLVQTDSLSIIQEKMPPGSSENLHYHTSAQQFFYILKGTAVFEVENEIFEVKEGQGFHILLKQTHRIFNKSDKMLEFIVISEPKSHGDRIDL, from the coding sequence ATGATTAAAGACACAACAAATAGTAAACATTATTATTGGGGAGATGCTTGCGACGGATGGCATTTGGTGCAAACCGATTCACTAAGTATTATCCAAGAAAAAATGCCACCTGGCTCATCAGAAAACTTACATTATCACACTAGCGCTCAGCAGTTTTTTTATATCCTAAAAGGAACTGCGGTATTCGAAGTCGAAAATGAAATATTTGAGGTGAAGGAAGGGCAGGGCTTTCATATACTTCTAAAACAGACACACCGTATTTTCAACAAATCCGATAAGATGCTCGAATTTATCGTCATATCCGAACCTAAATCACACGGAGACCGGATTGATCTATAG
- a CDS encoding SusC/RagA family TonB-linked outer membrane protein translates to MSKRFTIFKALLMVLMLFFTGSLFAQTVTYQGRVIEDQTEIALPGVTVQVKDQSRTTQTDEAGSFRIEAKSGDVLVFSYIGFESQELILSDEVSVTVILKSDSKQLDEIVVTGYGGTQRRSKLTNSIATVKAETFEKGVFSNPAQALSGAVSGLKVVQSSGKPGAVPSIVLRGGTNLDGSGSPLVLIDGQVRGISDVNPEDIASMEVLKDAGATALYGARANNGVLLITTKKGKTGVSDITVKTRMSLNYMNTPYDFMNAKDYLTWVRQGVYNSGHVFQNSSGAWTGHGAGVQANLEGAQPFGLGNRYFDDNGDPLDGNKTGQAIWSPMRLTENLRFLLNQGWQSMTDPITGEEIIYSEFDRSSTAFENPALTQDYNIAMSGGSDKGHYYAGIGYQDAEGSPAKTWYKRLTVLFNGDYQVKDWLKSSTSLNFNNARWYDITNTSEANYFARMQSAPPTQREYNANGELLLGTNSGDGNPLYNIDKFKRDNQTDKFTIIQSFKADIYKGLSFNLNANWMYDEGFYESFNKDYLASPGNVNTSRNSSASFARTRSQTYNGVLNYNTIINEAHSIDALAGAEFYDAYQKGMSASGSGAPTDDFSDLALTSSDEGRRNIDSYHVRERILSFFGRVNYDYKAKYLLSLTARQDGYSKLLGDNRWGFFPGVSAGWVLSQEDFMREHSDVLSFLKLRASYGLNGNVSGIGAYELQGSYGSTMYNNQVGYVIGSIPNPGLKWERSQTFEVGVDMGFLQNTINANVTYYNRLTVDKYASIPLPITSGISGIRSNNGEFRNQGIELDLGFNVLRRDDITWNINANIAYNKNTIEKLPDNGLENNRQGAYQVYDPGTGELTWVGGYQEGQTPGGLWAFEALGIFKDEAEVERIAGNRIDMTSGNNGSNGRRLYGPNLWNSMSDAERGSGLPIQPGDVNWKDVNGDGTIDNFDMVYIGNTTPKWFGGFSTDVRWKNLTLSARLDYALGFKQVDVVMPWFMGMMQGSFNTLVETKDTWTPENVNAPYPTYTWADQLGKRNYARNTSMFIYDASYLSFREVSLSYAVPVSLLEIKGFSDIEVSVTGQNLGYISQSKMYSPEVGGNVGGGYPLPRTIVFGLSLKF, encoded by the coding sequence ATGAGTAAAAGGTTTACAATTTTTAAAGCATTATTAATGGTACTAATGCTTTTTTTTACGGGTTCGCTGTTTGCACAGACAGTAACCTATCAAGGTCGGGTCATTGAGGACCAGACAGAAATTGCTTTGCCCGGCGTTACGGTTCAGGTAAAAGACCAATCGCGAACAACACAAACCGACGAAGCGGGCAGCTTCAGGATTGAAGCGAAAAGCGGTGATGTTCTTGTTTTTAGCTATATCGGCTTCGAATCTCAAGAGCTTATCCTTTCTGATGAGGTTTCAGTTACCGTGATATTAAAGTCAGATTCAAAACAGTTAGATGAGATTGTCGTCACGGGATATGGCGGTACACAACGACGTTCGAAGTTGACGAATTCAATTGCGACGGTCAAGGCTGAAACCTTTGAGAAAGGTGTTTTCTCAAATCCTGCACAGGCATTATCAGGAGCCGTATCAGGCTTAAAAGTTGTTCAATCATCTGGTAAACCTGGTGCCGTACCATCAATCGTCTTACGTGGAGGAACAAACCTTGACGGCTCGGGGTCCCCTTTGGTATTGATCGACGGACAGGTTCGTGGGATTAGTGATGTAAACCCAGAGGACATCGCTTCTATGGAAGTATTGAAAGATGCTGGCGCAACAGCACTTTACGGTGCCAGGGCTAACAATGGGGTACTTTTGATAACAACTAAAAAAGGTAAGACAGGAGTGTCTGACATTACGGTAAAGACCCGTATGAGTCTAAATTACATGAATACCCCTTATGACTTTATGAATGCGAAAGACTATTTAACTTGGGTAAGACAAGGTGTTTACAATTCAGGGCATGTTTTTCAGAATAGCAGTGGTGCGTGGACAGGCCATGGAGCCGGTGTCCAAGCAAACTTGGAAGGTGCCCAACCTTTCGGTCTTGGTAACAGGTATTTTGATGATAATGGAGACCCTCTTGATGGGAACAAAACTGGTCAGGCTATTTGGAGCCCGATGCGACTTACCGAGAATTTGAGATTTTTATTAAATCAAGGATGGCAATCAATGACCGACCCAATAACGGGAGAGGAAATTATATACTCTGAATTTGATAGATCGTCAACCGCATTCGAAAATCCGGCACTCACGCAAGATTATAACATTGCAATGAGTGGCGGTAGCGACAAAGGACACTATTATGCGGGAATTGGCTATCAAGATGCAGAAGGAAGCCCCGCAAAGACCTGGTACAAAAGACTAACAGTTCTGTTCAACGGAGACTACCAAGTTAAGGATTGGTTAAAGTCTAGCACTTCATTGAACTTTAACAATGCAAGATGGTACGATATCACCAATACATCAGAGGCAAATTATTTTGCCCGGATGCAAAGCGCACCGCCAACCCAGCGTGAATATAATGCAAATGGAGAATTATTGTTGGGAACGAACAGTGGTGATGGTAACCCTTTGTACAATATTGATAAATTTAAGAGAGACAACCAAACCGATAAGTTTACCATCATACAAAGCTTTAAAGCCGATATATATAAAGGATTGAGCTTTAACTTGAATGCAAACTGGATGTATGACGAAGGTTTTTATGAATCATTCAACAAAGACTATCTGGCTAGTCCGGGGAACGTCAACACATCGAGAAACTCTTCAGCCAGCTTTGCTAGAACGCGCTCTCAAACCTACAATGGGGTTCTAAATTACAACACGATTATTAATGAGGCGCATTCAATCGACGCACTAGCCGGTGCTGAATTTTACGATGCATATCAAAAAGGAATGTCTGCAAGTGGATCAGGTGCACCTACAGACGACTTTTCGGACCTCGCCTTAACTTCAAGCGATGAAGGAAGAAGAAATATTGACAGCTATCATGTAAGAGAGCGAATTTTATCCTTTTTTGGTCGTGTCAATTATGATTACAAAGCTAAGTATCTATTATCGCTAACAGCCCGCCAAGATGGTTATTCCAAACTGCTAGGAGACAACCGTTGGGGATTTTTCCCGGGTGTGTCAGCCGGATGGGTTCTATCTCAGGAAGACTTCATGCGTGAACATAGCGATGTTCTATCCTTTTTAAAGCTACGCGCTAGCTATGGTCTAAATGGAAATGTTTCCGGCATTGGCGCTTATGAACTACAAGGTTCATATGGATCAACGATGTACAATAACCAAGTTGGATATGTTATCGGAAGTATACCTAACCCGGGTCTGAAATGGGAGCGTTCGCAGACATTTGAGGTAGGTGTTGACATGGGCTTTTTGCAAAACACAATTAATGCAAACGTGACTTATTATAACCGTTTGACGGTAGACAAATATGCTTCCATCCCACTGCCTATTACATCAGGAATTTCCGGCATCAGGTCGAATAATGGTGAATTCCGCAATCAGGGAATTGAACTTGACTTAGGGTTCAACGTGTTACGGAGAGACGATATAACATGGAACATCAATGCAAACATCGCGTACAATAAAAACACAATCGAAAAGCTTCCTGATAATGGTTTAGAAAATAACCGCCAAGGTGCATATCAAGTATATGACCCAGGAACGGGTGAGCTGACTTGGGTTGGTGGATATCAGGAAGGGCAAACTCCCGGAGGGTTATGGGCTTTTGAAGCTTTAGGAATATTTAAAGATGAGGCCGAAGTTGAAAGAATAGCTGGTAACAGAATTGACATGACTTCAGGTAACAACGGAAGTAACGGCCGTAGGCTATATGGCCCTAATCTTTGGAATTCGATGAGCGACGCGGAAAGAGGTTCGGGCTTACCGATCCAACCCGGTGATGTTAACTGGAAAGACGTAAATGGAGATGGAACCATTGATAACTTTGATATGGTCTATATTGGCAATACAACTCCAAAATGGTTTGGTGGATTCAGTACCGATGTTCGGTGGAAAAACCTGACGCTATCTGCCCGATTGGATTATGCACTTGGGTTCAAACAAGTCGATGTCGTTATGCCGTGGTTTATGGGGATGATGCAAGGTTCATTTAATACTTTGGTGGAAACGAAAGACACCTGGACTCCGGAAAACGTAAATGCACCATACCCAACTTACACCTGGGCGGACCAACTCGGCAAAAGAAACTATGCGCGTAATACTTCTATGTTTATTTACGATGCAAGTTATTTATCGTTCAGAGAAGTATCTTTGTCTTACGCGGTTCCGGTAAGTCTACTGGAAATCAAAGGATTCTCGGACATTGAGGTATCAGTTACAGGACAAAACCTTGGTTACATCTCTCAATCAAAAATGTATTCGCCAGAAGTAGGCGGAAATGTAGGCGGTGGATACCCATTGCCGCGGACAATTGTTTTTGGATTGAGCCTTAAATTCTAG
- a CDS encoding RagB/SusD family nutrient uptake outer membrane protein: protein MKIFKYIVVLICLSAGLGSCNSLDLAPEDYYGSGNFWNNEAQVEGFVVGMHSQMRNLSTTFWVMGEARGGLQKDGVSSTATSLNYSSPIKDQDFTKDKTGIASWGGLYGQILNINLGIDKVENECPFLSDESRGYYLGQLYGIRAFYYFWLYRTYGGVPLATDTKVLEGTRTAEPLYLERSSPKETLDFIKNDVEKSINQFGSNQTIGGNKSHWSKFASLMLKAEVYLWSAKVTTGDQTPATSDLSTAEAALNEVKGQFSLQSNFNDVFSYNQKGNSEIIFSLRFMDNEATNNVSQFVYSDNVFIGVKYDKDGKVMGDTLQLKGNGLLRNEYYFDLFESYSDLDKRKEATFLDFYDKNSSGEAINGGLILRKFLGLINSNGNRVYADDIPVYRYADVLLMLAEVENKKGGDPSSYINQIRQRAYGSDYNAAVHAYTNQGYAANELAILYERDKEFVFENKRWFDVLRLQDAGGKPLVFSSTLDYGKVPVLTTGDSHKVLWPVDVTTLNNDPKLTQTPGYEL, encoded by the coding sequence ATGAAAATATTTAAGTATATAGTCGTCCTCATCTGTCTGTCGGCAGGCCTTGGATCATGTAACTCACTTGACCTAGCACCTGAGGATTATTACGGAAGTGGGAACTTCTGGAACAATGAAGCTCAGGTAGAAGGCTTTGTTGTCGGCATGCACAGCCAAATGAGAAATTTAAGTACAACTTTTTGGGTAATGGGCGAAGCTCGTGGCGGACTGCAAAAAGATGGTGTTTCATCTACTGCAACTAGCTTGAACTATTCGAGCCCAATAAAAGACCAAGATTTCACCAAAGATAAAACTGGCATAGCCTCTTGGGGAGGCCTGTACGGACAGATTTTAAATATTAACCTTGGAATCGACAAAGTAGAAAATGAATGCCCGTTTCTTTCAGATGAAAGTCGTGGTTATTACCTGGGACAACTATACGGCATCAGAGCATTCTATTATTTCTGGTTATACCGTACCTATGGCGGTGTGCCGCTCGCTACTGACACAAAGGTACTAGAAGGTACTAGAACAGCGGAGCCTCTATACCTAGAAAGATCCAGTCCGAAGGAAACATTGGATTTCATTAAAAACGATGTAGAAAAATCGATCAATCAATTTGGATCAAACCAAACAATAGGTGGAAACAAATCTCATTGGTCAAAATTTGCCTCCTTAATGTTAAAAGCTGAAGTTTATCTTTGGTCAGCTAAGGTAACTACTGGAGATCAAACTCCGGCAACGAGCGATTTGTCAACAGCGGAAGCAGCATTAAACGAAGTAAAAGGCCAATTTTCATTACAATCGAACTTTAACGATGTCTTCTCTTATAATCAAAAAGGTAATAGCGAAATCATCTTCTCTTTACGCTTCATGGATAATGAAGCGACGAATAACGTAAGTCAGTTTGTGTATTCAGACAACGTATTTATTGGCGTAAAGTATGACAAAGATGGCAAAGTGATGGGAGATACCTTACAGCTTAAAGGAAATGGTTTGCTTAGGAATGAATATTATTTTGACCTATTCGAAAGCTACAGCGATCTAGATAAGCGGAAAGAAGCAACCTTTCTTGATTTTTATGACAAAAATTCGAGCGGAGAGGCTATCAATGGCGGACTGATTCTAAGGAAATTTTTAGGACTGATTAACAGCAACGGAAACCGCGTATATGCAGACGATATTCCTGTATACAGATATGCCGACGTGCTGCTAATGCTTGCAGAAGTAGAAAATAAAAAAGGCGGAGACCCCTCTTCTTACATCAATCAAATTCGTCAGCGAGCTTATGGTTCGGATTATAATGCTGCCGTACATGCTTATACTAACCAAGGTTACGCAGCTAATGAACTAGCTATCTTGTATGAACGTGACAAGGAATTTGTTTTTGAAAATAAACGTTGGTTTGATGTATTGCGCTTACAAGATGCTGGCGGAAAACCGCTGGTATTCTCTTCAACCTTGGATTATGGTAAAGTTCCGGTACTAACCACCGGAGATTCACACAAAGTATTGTGGCCGGTGGACGTTACGACACTTAACAATGATCCGAAATTGACGCAAACACCAGGTTATGAATTATAA
- a CDS encoding glutamate racemase, giving the protein MRNTIKVITCFMLSFAACNNPQDDQNKAEDGTLLPIEEAILKDKNSFYYIDVDQYETDDATLPIGVFDSGTGGLTVLDALVRYDEYENESRGAGSDDKPDFSTEKFIYLADQANMPYGNYYAEGKSDLLLEHIIKDAQFMLGSNYYENAKAKTAKNDKQHIKALVIACNTATAYGQEHIDAFIEKSGLDIPVIGVINAGSRGTLSHFDADEDGSIAVFATVGTIASKGYENTLKEMKEELGYTGDIQIYNQGGHGVAEAVDEEPDFIDRTATGPRDDYRGPSLDNKDYQIDRTLMDVYNFDFDHHKMLCDSKNTDDCEILQINSSENYVRYHLVSLMEQLRNNADAKPLKALVLGCTHYPYLRSEINEVLAELYNYKRNGKYIYRDLMDDQIEIIDPAEYVAKELHAALKAKNLFNENSSMAQSEFFISVPNIDNENTKLEGTDRFTYDYKYGRNAGEIQEYVKVVPFSKENISDDILNRLKSSIPETFKLIQSFSANSDKVTNLADQNKIR; this is encoded by the coding sequence ATGAGAAATACGATAAAAGTGATAACCTGTTTCATGTTGTCCTTTGCAGCCTGTAATAATCCCCAGGATGATCAAAACAAAGCCGAGGATGGCACACTTTTACCCATCGAAGAAGCAATTTTAAAAGACAAAAACAGCTTTTATTATATCGATGTTGACCAATATGAAACCGATGATGCAACATTGCCCATCGGGGTTTTTGATTCAGGAACCGGAGGTTTGACTGTTTTAGATGCCCTGGTTCGATATGATGAGTACGAGAATGAGAGTCGGGGAGCCGGTTCGGATGACAAACCAGACTTCAGTACAGAAAAGTTTATTTATCTGGCAGATCAAGCGAATATGCCTTATGGAAACTATTACGCAGAAGGAAAAAGCGATTTACTACTTGAGCATATTATCAAAGATGCGCAGTTTATGCTGGGTAGTAATTATTATGAAAATGCGAAAGCTAAAACTGCAAAGAACGATAAACAGCATATCAAAGCACTGGTCATTGCTTGCAATACAGCCACAGCCTATGGTCAGGAACACATCGATGCATTCATTGAGAAATCAGGATTGGATATTCCCGTCATTGGAGTTATCAACGCCGGTTCACGTGGTACACTGAGTCATTTTGACGCAGACGAAGATGGATCAATTGCAGTCTTCGCAACGGTGGGGACCATCGCATCAAAAGGTTATGAAAATACCTTGAAAGAAATGAAAGAGGAGTTAGGTTATACGGGTGATATTCAAATTTACAATCAAGGTGGGCATGGTGTGGCAGAGGCGGTAGATGAAGAGCCGGATTTTATAGATCGTACGGCTACCGGACCACGAGACGATTATCGGGGACCTTCACTGGACAATAAGGACTATCAGATTGATCGCACCTTGATGGATGTGTATAATTTTGATTTTGATCATCACAAGATGTTGTGCGATTCAAAGAATACGGATGATTGTGAGATTCTCCAGATTAACTCGTCTGAGAATTATGTACGCTATCATCTGGTTTCATTGATGGAACAGTTACGAAATAATGCAGACGCGAAACCTTTGAAAGCTCTTGTGTTGGGTTGTACACACTATCCTTACTTACGGTCGGAAATAAACGAAGTGCTTGCTGAATTATATAACTACAAGAGAAATGGTAAGTACATCTACCGCGACCTGATGGATGATCAGATCGAAATCATTGATCCGGCAGAATATGTGGCTAAGGAATTACACGCAGCGCTAAAAGCGAAAAATCTATTTAATGAAAACAGCAGCATGGCTCAAAGTGAATTTTTTATTTCAGTTCCGAATATTGACAATGAAAATACAAAGTTAGAGGGTACCGACCGTTTCACATACGACTATAAATATGGACGTAATGCCGGTGAAATTCAGGAATATGTAAAAGTAGTGCCTTTTAGTAAAGAGAATATTTCTGATGATATCCTGAACCGTCTGAAAAGCTCCATCCCAGAAACATTCAAATTAATACAGTCCTTTAGTGCTAACAGCGATAAGGTTACTAATCTCGCTGATCAAAAT
- a CDS encoding VOC family protein, with protein MNQKFEAGINIAIKIPKGKYEKTVSFYRDILKLEVSEKPIDNPTVSRTHEVKFGNNVIWLDCVDNYTHSETWLQLTVPNVAEATDYLLSNGVETCDELDSRPCRHSVQRATT; from the coding sequence ATGAATCAGAAATTTGAAGCAGGAATTAATATCGCTATTAAAATACCTAAAGGTAAATACGAAAAGACAGTTTCTTTCTACAGGGATATACTGAAACTTGAAGTTTCGGAAAAGCCCATCGACAATCCCACCGTCTCCAGAACACACGAAGTAAAATTCGGAAATAATGTAATTTGGCTGGACTGTGTTGACAACTATACCCATTCGGAAACTTGGTTACAACTCACCGTTCCAAATGTGGCTGAGGCGACAGATTATTTACTGTCTAACGGTGTCGAAACATGTGATGAATTGGATTCAAGACCCTGCAGGCACAGTGTTCAACGTGCAACAACGTAA
- a CDS encoding RteC domain-containing protein, which produces MRHLLHKIVSDIQKQERKLSAEASSFMDEAYRMTVYLKELLGDIKEDILNEGFATLEDEILFFKQIKPTVLGKLIYYNKVFRIETACPASNGNMYESYFAMHLRELKQEYTEHVCNSDFYRYYRSGRTDRDEQYFTLGKINCYDGLNSFVFEIDTKSSTYFDYKVAKIIANELIYNYLTTKLSPEQNPDVLLQQEETKDFFWTQTKNALIELIYALYACDAISHGKIGIRKISMVFQILFRVSLNDIHNSFHRMKTRAGSRTLFLDQLKHSLEEYMDREDNL; this is translated from the coding sequence ATGAGACACCTATTACACAAAATCGTCTCCGACATACAGAAACAGGAACGTAAGTTGTCGGCGGAGGCTTCGAGTTTTATGGACGAGGCATACAGGATGACGGTCTATCTGAAAGAGCTTCTCGGAGACATTAAAGAAGACATTTTAAATGAGGGCTTCGCAACATTAGAGGACGAAATACTTTTCTTTAAGCAGATAAAGCCTACCGTTCTTGGCAAACTCATCTATTACAACAAAGTGTTCAGAATAGAAACTGCCTGCCCTGCAAGTAATGGAAATATGTATGAGAGCTATTTTGCCATGCACCTGCGTGAATTGAAACAGGAATACACCGAGCATGTCTGCAATTCCGATTTTTACCGCTATTACCGTTCCGGCAGAACCGACCGAGATGAACAATACTTTACACTTGGCAAAATCAACTGCTATGACGGTCTGAACAGCTTCGTGTTTGAAATTGATACAAAATCTTCGACTTACTTTGATTACAAGGTGGCGAAAATCATAGCCAACGAATTAATCTATAACTATCTGACGACAAAGCTAAGCCCCGAACAAAACCCTGATGTACTATTGCAACAAGAGGAAACAAAGGACTTCTTTTGGACACAGACCAAAAATGCCCTTATCGAATTGATTTATGCACTCTATGCCTGCGATGCCATTTCGCACGGAAAAATAGGCATCCGCAAAATCAGCATGGTGTTCCAAATCCTGTTCCGTGTCTCGCTCAACGACATCCATAACAGCTTCCACAGGATGAAGACCCGTGCAGGCTCTCGGACATTGTTTTTAGACCAACTGAAACACAGCTTAGAGGAATATATGGACAGGGAAGACAACCTGTAA